One Rhododendron vialii isolate Sample 1 chromosome 2a, ASM3025357v1 genomic region harbors:
- the LOC131316296 gene encoding protein FATTY ACID EXPORT 4, chloroplastic isoform X2 translates to MASSGVYLTIPAAAANQPPKFSVSSTNGRGMFSSGVSSALNASASPRFRGRRCLLLFNGKFQPITPRFRCNSQLVADIAPATAAAYGALLTSGGLFAYKRSGSKGSLIGGLTGGSLMAAAYILMQGTDTKGIGESLAFGSTLLFASVFDWQLLAK, encoded by the exons ATGGCGTCGTCCGGTGTGTATCTAACGATACCAGCGGCAGCTGCAAATCAGCCTCCGAAATTTTCAGTGTCGTCTACTAATGGAAGAGGAATGTTTTCGTCTGGTGTTTCTTCCGCCTTAAATGCAAGTGCAAGTCCCAGATTTAGGGGTAGACGATGCCTCCTCCTCTTCAACGGAAAATTCCAGCCCATTACCCCCCGTTTTCGCTGCAACTCTCAACTGGTCGCAGATATTGCCCCCGCCACCGCTGCTGCTTACGGAGCGCTGCTTACTTCTGGCGGTCTTTTTGCGT ATAAAAGATCAGGAAGCAAAGGATCGCTTATTGGAGGACTTACAGGGGGATCTCTGATGGCTGCA GCTTACATTCTTATGCAAGGAACAGATACGAAAGGAATAGGGGAGTCACTTGCATTTGGATCCACCCTCCTCTTTGCCTCGGTATTCG ATTGGCAGCTACTCGCAAAATAA
- the LOC131316296 gene encoding protein FATTY ACID EXPORT 4, chloroplastic isoform X1, with protein MASSGVYLTIPAAAANQPPKFSVSSTNGRGMFSSGVSSALNASASPRFRGRRCLLLFNGKFQPITPRFRCNSQLVADIAPATAAAYGALLTSGGLFAYKRSGSKGSLIGGLTGGSLMAAAYILMQGTDTKGIGESLAFGSTLLFASVFGIRLAATRKITPAGPLLGLSICALVVFISAYL; from the exons ATGGCGTCGTCCGGTGTGTATCTAACGATACCAGCGGCAGCTGCAAATCAGCCTCCGAAATTTTCAGTGTCGTCTACTAATGGAAGAGGAATGTTTTCGTCTGGTGTTTCTTCCGCCTTAAATGCAAGTGCAAGTCCCAGATTTAGGGGTAGACGATGCCTCCTCCTCTTCAACGGAAAATTCCAGCCCATTACCCCCCGTTTTCGCTGCAACTCTCAACTGGTCGCAGATATTGCCCCCGCCACCGCTGCTGCTTACGGAGCGCTGCTTACTTCTGGCGGTCTTTTTGCGT ATAAAAGATCAGGAAGCAAAGGATCGCTTATTGGAGGACTTACAGGGGGATCTCTGATGGCTGCA GCTTACATTCTTATGCAAGGAACAGATACGAAAGGAATAGGGGAGTCACTTGCATTTGGATCCACCCTCCTCTTTGCCTCGGTATTCG GTATCAGATTGGCAGCTACTCGCAAAATAACTCCTGCAGGCCCTTTGTTAGGGCTTTCCATCTGTGCATTGGTTGTCTTTATCTCAGCTTATTTGTGA